Proteins encoded by one window of Halichondria panicea unplaced genomic scaffold, odHalPani1.1 SCAFFOLD_26, whole genome shotgun sequence:
- the LOC135352017 gene encoding uncharacterized protein LOC135352017 isoform X6, which produces MSFNGFLSPTVQLRRQEEALRMEAYYAAKRGASRKLATQTLTDLSSMEKDMSSETKNSPDTQPLHASHLQSGEQPISSEGQSEDMGPWTGATEEPSSRTRTLTQDEEDFDKFLESVKAQQLSLSTKVPEPHLLLSDSEEEIDFGFWEKASTLPSDKTPTMQGPELVMRLSHN; this is translated from the exons ATGTCATTCAATGGCTTCCTCTCTCCTACTGTAcagttgaggagacaagaagaggcactgagaatggag gcctactatgctgctaagagaggggcctcacgtaaactggccactcagaCGCTAACAGACCTCAGCAGTATGGAAAAGGATATGTCATCAGAGACTAAAAACTCCCCTGACACCCAGCCCTTACATGCATCCCACCTCCAGTCTGGTGAGCAGCCTATAAGCAGTGAGGGACAGTCTGAAGACATGGGTCCATGGACAGGggctactgaggaaccttcatcaagaacaag AACACTGACTCAGGACGAGGAGGACTTTGACAAGTTCCTGGAGAGTGTCAAAGCTCAGCAGCTCTCACTCTCCACAAAAG ttcctgAGCCCCACCTCttactgtctgactcggaagaggagatagactttggattctgggagaaggcgtccaccctaccctcggacaagaccccaaccatgcaaggacctgaacttgttatgagactgtcacataattag
- the LOC135352017 gene encoding uncharacterized protein LOC135352017 isoform X5, with the protein MSFNGFLSPTVQLRRQEEALRMEVEAYYAAKRGASRKLATQTLTDLSSMEKDMSSETKNSPDTQPLHASHLQSGEQPISSEGQSEDMGPWTGATEEPSSRTRTLTQDEEDFDKFLESVKAQQLSLSTKVPEPHLLLSDSEEEIDFGFWEKASTLPSDKTPTMQGPELVMRLSHN; encoded by the exons ATGTCATTCAATGGCTTCCTCTCTCCTACTGTAcagttgaggagacaagaagaggcactgagaatggaggtagag gcctactatgctgctaagagaggggcctcacgtaaactggccactcagaCGCTAACAGACCTCAGCAGTATGGAAAAGGATATGTCATCAGAGACTAAAAACTCCCCTGACACCCAGCCCTTACATGCATCCCACCTCCAGTCTGGTGAGCAGCCTATAAGCAGTGAGGGACAGTCTGAAGACATGGGTCCATGGACAGGggctactgaggaaccttcatcaagaacaag AACACTGACTCAGGACGAGGAGGACTTTGACAAGTTCCTGGAGAGTGTCAAAGCTCAGCAGCTCTCACTCTCCACAAAAG ttcctgAGCCCCACCTCttactgtctgactcggaagaggagatagactttggattctgggagaaggcgtccaccctaccctcggacaagaccccaaccatgcaaggacctgaacttgttatgagactgtcacataattag
- the LOC135352013 gene encoding kelch-like protein 17, with amino-acid sequence MSDTYLTIADLGKLYIATFDARVKWRNFLLVLEISSDTIDSIGTKWRDDPDDCYREGLKEWLKGGERSWEDVVKALSSPIVGHVHIARTIERDHLQSSNPTDVKSEDASLTRDSDSMEATKRDTQPIKKGPPPRELPLTLKWRRGKDMPIKMGYTVQSVVIGDTAYVGGGSADNYRNMCTVMKLEQDQWTKLPEYTAKWFGMTSLANRLVLVGGRDPKKNTPSNQLSVLESGEWTHPYPPMNIARQSSTAVSFNNHIIVAGGRDGDGRISSVEVLDVVSRRWYIAQSLPNSRSELKSTLIGNTLYLMGGYDHTGPTKTVHHVDLNELIAKALSNSDTPTLWQTLEEVPLELSAPLSIGRSLLAVGGANDRVNPSSSIHLYQPDTRRWLKVGDLPTVRYCCTCSVLPSGEVIVAGGQIVNKIKIKTVDFFSISS; translated from the exons atgtctgacaCTTAcctcacaatagcagatctaggaaaactatacatagctacgtttgatgctcgagtGAAGTGGCGAAACTTCTTGCTGGTTCTTGAGATATCCTCAGATACTATCGACAGTATAGGTACGAAATGGCGAGAtgatcctgatgactgctatcgtgagggtttgaaagaatggctgaaaggtGGGGAGAGAAGCTGGGAAGATGTTGTCAAAGCATTGTCTAGTCCTATTGTGGGCCACGttcacatagccaggaccatcgagagagatcatctacagtctagcaatcctactgatgtgaagtcagagg ATGCTTCACTGACAAGAGACTCGGACTCaatggaggcaacaaagagggacACTCAACCAAtcaagaag ggtccccctcccagagagttgccactcactctgaaatggagaagaggaaaagatatgccaatcaagatgggctacacagtacagagtgttgttatcggtgacacggcgtatgttggtggaggcaGTGCAGACAATTATCgtaacatgtgtacagtgatgaagctcgagcaagatcaatggaccaaactaccagagtacactgccaagtggtttggtatgacatcactcgctaatcgactagtgctagTGGGAGGACGTGATCCAAAAAAAAACACACCCAGCAATCAACTTTCAGTGCTcgagtcaggggaatggactcacccgtacccaccaatgaacattgctcgtcaatcctcaacagctgtctccttcaacaaccacataattgtagctggtgggcgtgatgGTGATGGTCgtatctcctctgtggaggtgttggacgtggtatcaagaagatggtacattgctcagtcactacctaactcacgatcagaactgaaatcaactctcataggaaacaccctctacctaatgggagggtacgATCACACTGGgccaaccaagacagtgcaccacgttgacctcaatgaactcattgccAAAGCCCTTTCCAACtcggacacacccactctctggcagacgtTAGAGGAAGTGCCGCTCGAgttgtcagctcctctcagtattgggaggtcactattagccgttggtggagcgAATGACAGAGtcaacccaagttcatcgatccacctataccagcctgacaccaggaggtggttGAAAGtaggagacctgcctactgtaCGATactgctgcacatgctcagtacttcctagtggagaggttattgtagccggaggacagatAGTAAATAAGATTAAAATCAAAACTGTggatttcttctctataagttCTTAG
- the LOC135352017 gene encoding uncharacterized protein LOC135352017 isoform X3, with product MHVILGKPPHTSSSSLRDQLGWTTLHERRQRFMLTQVHKCLLNLAPPYLTNKFKLNSTMYTGTRGSGNIYLYRPTMLLRLATQTLTDLSSMEKGLSSETKNSPDTQPLHAAHLQSGEQPTSSEGQSEDMGPWTGATEEPSSRTRTLTQDEEDFDKFLESVKAQQLSLSTKVPKPHPSALSDSEEEIDFGFWEKASTLPSDKTPTKDLNLL from the exons ATGCATGTGATATTGGGAAAACCTCCACATACCAGCAGCTCATCCCTCAGGGACCAACTTGGCTGGACCACACTCCATGAAAGGCGTCAAAGGTTCATGCTCACCCAAGTGCACAAATGTCTGCTAAACCTTGCCCCTCCCTACCTGACGAACAAGTTTAAGCTCAACTCaacaatgtacactgggaCCCGTGGATCAGGAAACATCTACCTGTacag gcctactatgctgctaagactGGCCACTCAGACGCTAACAGACCTCAGCAGTATGGAGAAGGGTCTGTCATCAGAGACTAAAAACTCCCCTGACACCCAGCCCTTACATGCAGCCCACCTCCAGTCTGGTGAGCAGCCTACAAGCAGTGAGGGACAGTCTGAAGACATGGGTCCATGGACAGGggctactgaggaaccttcatcaagaacaag AACACTGACTCAGGACGAGGAGGACTTTGACAAGTTCCTGGAGAGTGTCAAAGCTCAGCAGCTCTCACTCTCCACAAAAG ttcccaagccccacccctcagcactgtctgactcggaagaggagatagactttggattctgggagaaggcgtccactctaccctcggacaagaccccaaccaaggacctgaacttgttatga
- the LOC135352017 gene encoding uncharacterized protein LOC135352017 isoform X2, translating to MHVILGKPPHTSSSSLRDQLGWTTLHERRQRFMLTQVHKCLLNLAPPYLTNKFKLNSTMYTGTRGSGNIYLYRPTMLLRLATQTLTDLSSMEKGLSSETKNSPDTQPLHAAHLQSGEQPTSSEGQSEDMGPWTGATEEPSSRTRTLTQDEEDFDKFLESVKAQQLSLSTKVPEPHLLLSDSEEEIDFGFWEKASTLPSDKTPTMQGPELVMRLSHN from the exons ATGCATGTGATATTGGGAAAACCTCCACATACCAGCAGCTCATCCCTCAGGGACCAACTTGGCTGGACCACACTCCATGAAAGGCGTCAAAGGTTCATGCTCACCCAAGTGCACAAATGTCTGCTAAACCTTGCCCCTCCCTACCTGACGAACAAGTTTAAGCTCAACTCaacaatgtacactgggaCCCGTGGATCAGGAAACATCTACCTGTacag gcctactatgctgctaagactGGCCACTCAGACGCTAACAGACCTCAGCAGTATGGAGAAGGGTCTGTCATCAGAGACTAAAAACTCCCCTGACACCCAGCCCTTACATGCAGCCCACCTCCAGTCTGGTGAGCAGCCTACAAGCAGTGAGGGACAGTCTGAAGACATGGGTCCATGGACAGGggctactgaggaaccttcatcaagaacaag AACACTGACTCAGGACGAGGAGGACTTTGACAAGTTCCTGGAGAGTGTCAAAGCTCAGCAGCTCTCACTCTCCACAAAAG ttcctgAGCCCCACCTCttactgtctgactcggaagaggagatagactttggattctgggagaaggcgtccaccctaccctcggacaagaccccaaccatgcaaggacctgaacttgttatgagactgtcacataattag
- the LOC135352017 gene encoding uncharacterized protein LOC135352017 isoform X4, with protein MHVILGKPPHTSSSSLRDQLGWTTLHERRQRFMLTQVHKCLLNLAPPYLTNKFKLNSTMYTGTRGSGNIYLYRPTMLLRLATQTLTDLSSMEKGLSSETKNSPDTQPLHAAHLQSGEQPTSSEGQSEDMGPWTGATEEPSSRTRTLTQDEEDFDKFLESVKAQQLSLSTKVPEPHPSLSDSEEEIDFGFWEKVPSDKTTTKDLNLL; from the exons ATGCATGTGATATTGGGAAAACCTCCACATACCAGCAGCTCATCCCTCAGGGACCAACTTGGCTGGACCACACTCCATGAAAGGCGTCAAAGGTTCATGCTCACCCAAGTGCACAAATGTCTGCTAAACCTTGCCCCTCCCTACCTGACGAACAAGTTTAAGCTCAACTCaacaatgtacactgggaCCCGTGGATCAGGAAACATCTACCTGTacag gcctactatgctgctaagactGGCCACTCAGACGCTAACAGACCTCAGCAGTATGGAGAAGGGTCTGTCATCAGAGACTAAAAACTCCCCTGACACCCAGCCCTTACATGCAGCCCACCTCCAGTCTGGTGAGCAGCCTACAAGCAGTGAGGGACAGTCTGAAGACATGGGTCCATGGACAGGggctactgaggaaccttcatcaagaacaag AACACTGACTCAGGACGAGGAGGACTTTGACAAGTTCCTGGAGAGTGTCAAAGCTCAGCAGCTCTCACTCTCCACAAAAG ttcccgagccccacccctcactgtctgactcggaagaggagatagactttggattctgggagaaggtaccctcggacaagaccacaaccaaggacctgaacttgttatga
- the LOC135352017 gene encoding uncharacterized protein LOC135352017 isoform X1, which produces MHVILGKPPHTSSSSLRDQLGWTTLHERRQRFMLTQVHKCLLNLAPPYLTNKFKLNSTMYTGTRGSGNIYLYRPTMLLRLATQTLTDLSSMEKGLSSETKNSPDTQPLHAAHLQSGEQPTSSEGQSEDMGPWTGATEEPSSRTRTLTQDEEDFDKFLESVKAQQLSLSTKVPEPHPSLSDSEEEIDFGFWEKASTLPSDKTPTMQGPELVMRLSHN; this is translated from the exons ATGCATGTGATATTGGGAAAACCTCCACATACCAGCAGCTCATCCCTCAGGGACCAACTTGGCTGGACCACACTCCATGAAAGGCGTCAAAGGTTCATGCTCACCCAAGTGCACAAATGTCTGCTAAACCTTGCCCCTCCCTACCTGACGAACAAGTTTAAGCTCAACTCaacaatgtacactgggaCCCGTGGATCAGGAAACATCTACCTGTacag gcctactatgctgctaagactGGCCACTCAGACGCTAACAGACCTCAGCAGTATGGAGAAGGGTCTGTCATCAGAGACTAAAAACTCCCCTGACACCCAGCCCTTACATGCAGCCCACCTCCAGTCTGGTGAGCAGCCTACAAGCAGTGAGGGACAGTCTGAAGACATGGGTCCATGGACAGGggctactgaggaaccttcatcaagaacaag AACACTGACTCAGGACGAGGAGGACTTTGACAAGTTCCTGGAGAGTGTCAAAGCTCAGCAGCTCTCACTCTCCACAAAAG ttcccgagccccacccctcactgtctgactcggaagaggagatagactttggattctgggagaag gcgtccaccctaccctcggacaagaccccaaccatgcaaggacctgaacttgttatgagactgtcacataattag
- the LOC135352015 gene encoding probable serine/threonine-protein kinase DDB_G0271682: protein MAAMFSLRDDANLREFVLENVEHFGQERVLGTGSYGSVQEVMINGEVYAAKKIHEVLLETDERGGVANIAGNYHRECRLMAHIRHPNITQFIGLCFVTGSRLPLLVMERLDSSLDDLLESTPNIPLSVCQYILICVARGLLHLHRESVIHRDLTARNVLLTVSLRAKITDFGNSRIVNLEPGQLARTLTRFPGTLVYMPPEALSDRGHSVYGPSLDVFSFGVLQLFALTQVFPGDLLAPTYSDPNNPNHLLARSEFERRGPYTALLEKSLAGGCEHPLFGLVRECLANTPERRPTTAELLSSLEEVGREMDGGLLQLDIARVKTLRAKEKNIEALQREVVEKDRILERKDEQITEKDAMHFWHKNMRK from the exons ATGGCTGCAATGTTTTCTCTTAGAGATGACGCTAACTTGAGGGAGTTTGTGCTGGAGAATGTGGAGCACTTTGGACAGGAGAGAGTTCTAGGAACTGGCTCCTATGGCTCTGTTCAAGAg gtgaTGATCAATGGTGAGGTGTATGCAGCCAAGAAGATCCACGAGGTTCTCCTGGAGACGGACGAGCGTGGTGGAGTGGCCAACATAGCTGGGAACTACCACCGAGAGTGTCGACTCATGGCTCACATCCGTCACCCCAACATCACCCAGTTCATTGGGCTGTGTTTCGTGACTGGCTCTCGACTGCCCCTCCTGGTCATGGAGAGGTTGGACTCAAGTCTGGACGATCTCCTGGAGTCCACCCCCaacatccccctctctgtcTGCCAGTACATTCTGATCTGTGTGGCTCGAGGGCTGCTCCACCTGCATCGTGAGTCCGTgatccatcgtgacctcactgccagGAACGTCCTGCTGACGGTATCTCTGAGAGCCAAGATCACAGACTTTGGTAACTCTCGTATCGTGAATCTGGAGCCTGGTCAACTGGCCAGGACTCTGACGAGGTTTCCTGGGACACTGGTGTACATGCCGCCCGAGGCCCTCTCTGACAGAGGCCACAGTGTGTACGGACCCAGTCTGGACGTCTTCTCTTTCGGAGTGCTACAATTGTTTGCACTCacacaa GTGTTTCCAGGAGATCTCCTTGCCCCCACGTACAGCGACCCCAACAACCCAAACCACCTCCTGGCCcgctcagagtttgagcgtCGAGGTCCCTACACGGCTCTCCTTGAGAAGAGTCTGGCGGGTGGATGTGAGCACCCTCTGTTTGGTCTggtgagggagtgtctggCCAACACTCCAGAGAGAAGACCGACCACCGCTGAGCTCCTCTcgtctctggaggaggtggggaggGAGATGGACGGAGGACTGCTCCAGCTGGACATTGCACGAGTGAAGACCCTCAGGGCAAAGGAGAAGAATATAGAGGCTCTACAA agagaggtggtcgAGAAGGACAGGATACTGGAGAGGAAAGATGAGCAAATAACTGAGAAAGATGCAATGCACTTCTGGCACAAAAATATGAGGAAGTAG
- the LOC135352011 gene encoding serine/threonine-protein kinase TAO1-A-like isoform X2: MSDYLTIEDLKKVYLVTFDARVKWRNFLLVLDVSSDTIDSIGTKWRDDPDDCYREGLKEWLKNGESRWEDVVKALSSPIVGFSYIARTIEKDHVQSTDVKSEVDQNHQKINDDLTIFLDEPLGSGAFGAVFKGSYRGDPCAIKLLHQVVMEMQTNIPATKSEDASDAIDRESDFLKSFQHPNVVQFLLTAKHPKSGGTILVVELMDCNLRSYFSGLDEESLSSKCEISLSKDMACGLAYIHSKLIIHRDLCGDNVLLKLTLPVPVAKISDFGMSRLYDPSKLSSTLTAIGHRRGYLPPEAYRLEEENYDNSLDVFSFGVILTQIVCKLETIKSAKDRSFHVAQIPHTHRLRKLIDSCLQEDMTRRPSARDIYVSLTRDSDSVEATKRDTLPVEKGPPPRELRPPLTLKWRRAKDMSIKMSYTVQSVVIGDTVYVGGGEANNDRDRCTVMKLEQDLEWTKLPEYTFKYFAMTSLANRLVLVGGRDPINNKPTNQLSIFESKEWTHPYPPMNIACDSSTAVSFNNHIIVAGGFDDKRRTSSVEVLDVASRRWYIAQSLPNKRSELKSTLIGNTLYLMGGWDHTGGATNTVHHVDLNQLISKALSNLDTPTLWQTLREVPLKLSAPLSIGRSLLAVGGLDDRDNLRSSIHLYQPDTRRWVTVGDLPTVRYYSTCSVLPSGEVIVAGGQTQLFDYTQTVDLFCISA; the protein is encoded by the exons atgtctgactatctcacaatagaaGATCTTAAGAAAGTGTACTTAGTCACGTTCGATGCTCGAGTGAAGTGGCGAAACTTCTTGCTTGTTCTTGACGTATCCTCGGATACTATCGACAGCATAGGTACGAAATGGCGAGAtgatcctgatgactgctatcgtgagggtttgaaagaatggctgaaaaATGGGGAGAGCCGCTGGGAAGATGTTGTCAAAGCATTGTCTAGTCCTATTGTGGGCTTCAGttacatagccaggaccatcgagaaagatcatgtacagtctactgatgtgaagtcagagg TTGACCAAAATCACCAGAAGATCAATGATGATTTGACCATTTTCCTGGACGAGCCACTCGGTAgtggtgcatttggagcagtcttcaaaggcagctacagAGGCGATCCTTGTGCTATCAAACTATTGCATCAGGTTGTTATGGAGATGCAGACAAATATTCCCGCCACCAAAAGTGAAGATGCTAGCGATGCCATTGATCGTGAGAGtgattttctcaagtcgtttcagcacccaaacgttgttcaGTTTTTATTGACTGCtaagcaccccaaatcaggtggtacaatcctcgttgttgagctgatggattgcaatctgagatcctatttctccggccttgatgaagagtccctcTCTAGcaaatgtgaaattagcctctccaaagacatggcttgtggtctggcctacattcacagcaagctgattatccaccgtgacctctgtggtgataacgtcttgctgaagctGACACTGCCAGtgcctgttgcaaagatttCCGACTTTGGTATGTCGCGActatacgatccctccaagctcagctccaccctcacagccattggtcaccgtAGAGGGTATCTACCTCCCGAGGCATATCGATTAGAAGAGGAGAATTACGATAATAGCCTGGATGTGTTTTCCTTTGGGGTGATTTTGACACAAATTGTTTGCAAGTTGGAGACGATCAAATCAGCCAAggatcgatcattccatgttgcccagatccctcacacacacaggttgaggaagcttatcgacagctgtttgcaagaagacatgacgaggagaccatctgccagggacatct ATGTTTCACTGACAAGAGACTCGGActcagtggaggcaacaaagagggacACTCTACCAGTCgagaag ggtccccctcccagagagttgagacctccactcactctgaaatggagaagagcaAAAGACATGTCAATCAAGATGAGCTACACAGTACaaagtgttgttatcggtgacacggtgtatgttggtggaggtgaAGCAAACAATGATCgtgacaggtgtacagtgatgaagctcgagcaagatcttgaatggaccaaactaccagagtacactttTAAGTACtttgctatgacatcactcgctaatcgactagtgctggtgggtgGACGTGATCCAATAAACAACAAACCAACCAATCAACTTTCTATCTTTGAGTCAaaggaatggactcacccgtacccaccaatgaacattgcttgTGATTCCTCAAcggctgtctccttcaacaaccacatcattgtagctggtgggttTGATGATAAAagacgtacctcctctgtggaagtgttggacgtggcatcaagaagatggtacattgctcagtcactacctaacaaacgatcagaactgaaatcaactctcataggaaacaccctctacctaatgggagggtgggaTCACACTGGGGGGGCAACCAAtacagtgcaccacgtcgaccttAATCAACTCATTTCAAaggccctttccaacctggacacacccactctctggcagaccttacggGAAGTACCACTCAAgttgtcagctcctctcagtattgggaggtcactattagccgttggtggactGGACGACAGAGACAACTTAAggtcatcgatccacctctaccagcctgacaccaggaggtgggtgacagtgggagacctgcctactgtaCGATACTACtccacatgctcagtacttcctagtggagaggtcattgtagccggaggacagacacAACTATTTGATTACACTCAAACTGTGGACTTATTCTGTATAAGTGCTTAG
- the LOC135352011 gene encoding uncharacterized protein LOC135352011 isoform X1: MSDYLTIEDLKKVYLVTFDARVKWRNFLLVLDVSSDTIDSIGTKWRDDPDDCYREGLKEWLKNGESRWEDVVKALSSPIVGFSYIARTIEKDHVQSTDVKSEVDQNHQKINDDLTIFLDEPLGSGAFGAVFKGSYRGDPCAIKLLHQVVMEMQTNIPATKSEDASDAIDRESDFLKSFQHPNVVQFLLTAKHPKSGGTILVVELMDCNLRSYFSGLDEESLSSKCEISLSKDMACGLAYIHSKLIIHRDLCGDNVLLKLTLPVPVAKISDFGMSRLYDPSKLSSTLTAIGHRRGYLPPEAYRLEEENYDNSLDVFSFGVILTQIVCKLETIKSAKDRSFHVAQIPHTHRLRKLIDSCLQEDMTRRPSARDIYVSLTRDSDSVEATKRDTLPVEKENREQIKHKDAELVRRDAIIQQQRLGPPPRELRPPLTLKWRRAKDMSIKMSYTVQSVVIGDTVYVGGGEANNDRDRCTVMKLEQDLEWTKLPEYTFKYFAMTSLANRLVLVGGRDPINNKPTNQLSIFESKEWTHPYPPMNIACDSSTAVSFNNHIIVAGGFDDKRRTSSVEVLDVASRRWYIAQSLPNKRSELKSTLIGNTLYLMGGWDHTGGATNTVHHVDLNQLISKALSNLDTPTLWQTLREVPLKLSAPLSIGRSLLAVGGLDDRDNLRSSIHLYQPDTRRWVTVGDLPTVRYYSTCSVLPSGEVIVAGGQTQLFDYTQTVDLFCISA; encoded by the exons atgtctgactatctcacaatagaaGATCTTAAGAAAGTGTACTTAGTCACGTTCGATGCTCGAGTGAAGTGGCGAAACTTCTTGCTTGTTCTTGACGTATCCTCGGATACTATCGACAGCATAGGTACGAAATGGCGAGAtgatcctgatgactgctatcgtgagggtttgaaagaatggctgaaaaATGGGGAGAGCCGCTGGGAAGATGTTGTCAAAGCATTGTCTAGTCCTATTGTGGGCTTCAGttacatagccaggaccatcgagaaagatcatgtacagtctactgatgtgaagtcagagg TTGACCAAAATCACCAGAAGATCAATGATGATTTGACCATTTTCCTGGACGAGCCACTCGGTAgtggtgcatttggagcagtcttcaaaggcagctacagAGGCGATCCTTGTGCTATCAAACTATTGCATCAGGTTGTTATGGAGATGCAGACAAATATTCCCGCCACCAAAAGTGAAGATGCTAGCGATGCCATTGATCGTGAGAGtgattttctcaagtcgtttcagcacccaaacgttgttcaGTTTTTATTGACTGCtaagcaccccaaatcaggtggtacaatcctcgttgttgagctgatggattgcaatctgagatcctatttctccggccttgatgaagagtccctcTCTAGcaaatgtgaaattagcctctccaaagacatggcttgtggtctggcctacattcacagcaagctgattatccaccgtgacctctgtggtgataacgtcttgctgaagctGACACTGCCAGtgcctgttgcaaagatttCCGACTTTGGTATGTCGCGActatacgatccctccaagctcagctccaccctcacagccattggtcaccgtAGAGGGTATCTACCTCCCGAGGCATATCGATTAGAAGAGGAGAATTACGATAATAGCCTGGATGTGTTTTCCTTTGGGGTGATTTTGACACAAATTGTTTGCAAGTTGGAGACGATCAAATCAGCCAAggatcgatcattccatgttgcccagatccctcacacacacaggttgaggaagcttatcgacagctgtttgcaagaagacatgacgaggagaccatctgccagggacatct ATGTTTCACTGACAAGAGACTCGGActcagtggaggcaacaaagagggacACTCTACCAGTCgagaag gaaAACAGGGAACAGATtaagcacaaagatgctgagctggtcaggagagacgccatcattcaacagcagagattG ggtccccctcccagagagttgagacctccactcactctgaaatggagaagagcaAAAGACATGTCAATCAAGATGAGCTACACAGTACaaagtgttgttatcggtgacacggtgtatgttggtggaggtgaAGCAAACAATGATCgtgacaggtgtacagtgatgaagctcgagcaagatcttgaatggaccaaactaccagagtacactttTAAGTACtttgctatgacatcactcgctaatcgactagtgctggtgggtgGACGTGATCCAATAAACAACAAACCAACCAATCAACTTTCTATCTTTGAGTCAaaggaatggactcacccgtacccaccaatgaacattgcttgTGATTCCTCAAcggctgtctccttcaacaaccacatcattgtagctggtgggttTGATGATAAAagacgtacctcctctgtggaagtgttggacgtggcatcaagaagatggtacattgctcagtcactacctaacaaacgatcagaactgaaatcaactctcataggaaacaccctctacctaatgggagggtgggaTCACACTGGGGGGGCAACCAAtacagtgcaccacgtcgaccttAATCAACTCATTTCAAaggccctttccaacctggacacacccactctctggcagaccttacggGAAGTACCACTCAAgttgtcagctcctctcagtattgggaggtcactattagccgttggtggactGGACGACAGAGACAACTTAAggtcatcgatccacctctaccagcctgacaccaggaggtgggtgacagtgggagacctgcctactgtaCGATACTACtccacatgctcagtacttcctagtggagaggtcattgtagccggaggacagacacAACTATTTGATTACACTCAAACTGTGGACTTATTCTGTATAAGTGCTTAG